A portion of the Stigmatella aurantiaca DW4/3-1 genome contains these proteins:
- a CDS encoding lipin/Ned1/Smp2 family protein: MTRTVAQMLARMLWILCAVPSAAFAQPTCPDYASVANPPALQGPARRSFRHSGSQLLSWTYPPYHMVHDQIVPAGVQATVVGKFDYSGVLHKDLEDEDVHVYITGTLTPGWQYVGKYRTDSDGKIYVPISRPVGEYRVAMIVEGDLSSASGFVSVVEPGRKTVLFDIDGTLTLNDFEMVGDYLGVSTAQAYPYAVDVVNSYAALGYQIVYLTGRPYWVAKDTREWIQYKGLLNGHVHTNPYGGGPIPPDTEQYKIDYLSYLLDDVGLDIVRVYGNATTDISAYAAVGLPKASTYIIGEHAGADGTLPIWNDYFQHLGTVVASTPAAGCIPR; this comes from the coding sequence TTGACACGGACTGTTGCTCAAATGCTTGCGCGGATGCTCTGGATTCTGTGTGCTGTTCCCTCGGCTGCCTTTGCGCAGCCCACGTGCCCGGACTATGCCTCGGTCGCGAACCCACCGGCGCTCCAGGGCCCGGCGCGGCGGAGCTTCCGGCACTCGGGAAGCCAGCTCCTGTCCTGGACCTATCCGCCCTATCACATGGTGCACGATCAGATTGTTCCCGCCGGTGTCCAGGCCACGGTCGTGGGCAAGTTCGACTACAGCGGCGTCCTCCACAAGGACCTCGAGGATGAGGATGTCCATGTCTACATCACGGGAACCCTGACGCCAGGCTGGCAATATGTCGGCAAGTACCGCACGGACTCCGATGGGAAGATCTACGTGCCCATCTCCCGGCCCGTGGGAGAGTACCGGGTGGCGATGATCGTCGAAGGCGATCTCAGCTCGGCCAGTGGTTTTGTCTCCGTGGTCGAACCGGGCCGCAAGACCGTCCTGTTCGACATCGATGGCACCTTGACCCTCAACGACTTTGAAATGGTGGGCGATTACCTCGGTGTCAGCACGGCCCAGGCCTATCCTTACGCGGTGGATGTGGTGAACAGCTATGCGGCCCTGGGCTATCAGATCGTCTATCTCACGGGCCGGCCCTACTGGGTTGCCAAGGACACGCGGGAGTGGATCCAGTACAAGGGCCTCCTGAATGGGCATGTGCACACCAATCCCTATGGAGGGGGGCCCATTCCGCCCGACACCGAGCAGTACAAGATCGACTACCTGTCCTACCTGCTCGACGATGTCGGGCTCGACATCGTCCGCGTGTATGGCAACGCCACCACGGACATCTCCGCCTATGCGGCGGTGGGGCTGCCCAAGGCCAGCACCTATATCATTGGCGAACACGCGGGAGCCGATGGCACCCTTCCGATCTGGAACGACTACTTCCAGCACCTTGGCACGGTGGTGGCCTCGACGCCTGCGGCCGGGTGCATCCCCCGGTAA
- a CDS encoding L-lactate dehydrogenase yields MRLEPPAGLCLSWPSMPEQVSKIAIVGAGAVGATIAYAAMIRGVAKHLALYDVNRAKVDAEVLDLNHGLQFVPMATLEGSDDIGVCAGADVVVITAGAKQKPGQTRMELAGANVALCRSLVPQLMKVAPEALLLVVTNPVDVLTYVVQQLSGLPARRVLGSGTVLDSSRFRFLLARHLNVAVQNVHAFIAGEHGDSEIPLWSLASVGGLPLMQWSVPGRAQLLEQDRTRIFDDVRNAAYHVIRGKGATNYAIGLATAQILEAMLHNEQRVLPVSSRLEGYLDIRDVCMSVPSIVNRGGVEAALELSLSPPEREGLKRSADTIRQAIRTLGF; encoded by the coding sequence ATGAGGCTGGAGCCCCCTGCTGGCCTGTGCTTGAGTTGGCCGTCTATGCCAGAACAAGTCAGCAAGATCGCCATTGTCGGGGCCGGTGCGGTAGGGGCTACCATTGCTTACGCGGCCATGATCCGGGGGGTGGCCAAACATCTCGCCCTCTACGATGTCAACCGCGCCAAGGTGGATGCGGAAGTCCTCGACCTCAACCATGGGCTCCAGTTCGTGCCCATGGCCACCTTGGAGGGCTCCGACGACATCGGCGTCTGCGCGGGAGCCGATGTGGTCGTCATCACGGCGGGGGCCAAGCAGAAACCCGGGCAGACACGCATGGAGCTGGCGGGTGCGAATGTGGCGCTGTGCCGCTCGCTCGTGCCCCAGTTGATGAAGGTGGCACCGGAGGCCTTGCTGCTCGTGGTGACCAATCCGGTGGATGTGCTGACGTACGTGGTGCAGCAGTTGAGTGGGCTTCCGGCCCGGCGTGTCTTGGGCAGCGGAACCGTGCTGGATTCCTCGCGGTTCCGCTTCCTGCTGGCGCGCCACTTGAACGTGGCGGTGCAGAACGTGCACGCCTTCATCGCGGGCGAGCATGGGGACTCGGAGATTCCCCTGTGGAGCTTGGCCTCGGTGGGCGGATTGCCGCTGATGCAGTGGTCCGTGCCCGGGCGCGCGCAGCTTCTGGAGCAGGACCGCACGCGCATTTTCGATGACGTGCGCAACGCCGCCTACCATGTCATCCGGGGCAAGGGCGCCACCAATTATGCCATTGGGTTGGCCACGGCCCAGATCCTGGAGGCGATGCTTCACAACGAGCAGCGCGTTCTGCCCGTGAGCTCCCGCCTGGAAGGGTATCTGGACATTCGCGATGTGTGCATGAGCGTGCCAAGCATCGTCAACCGGGGAGGGGTCGAGGCCGCCCTGGAGCTGTCCCTGAGCCCGCCCGAGCGGGAGGGGCTGAAGCGCAGCGCGGACACGATCCGTCAGGCCATCCGCACCCTGGGGTTCTGA
- a CDS encoding TetR/AcrR family transcriptional regulator, translating into MGTVERRERQKGEVRAAILRVARELVVREGFAGLTMRKLAEAIEYSPAAIYLHFKSRDAIARALCLQGFEEMLARLEPAAAEPLAVRRLRALAEAYIGFGLEDPETYRLLFMTDPEFTTDIFRGPEDAGGRAFQVLVQLVEALKDQGEVADTVPVVPLAEVLWGAFHGVVSLKLTCPVFPTSSVDQLVETLTGLCSLRSAKRTS; encoded by the coding sequence ATGGGGACCGTGGAGCGCCGGGAGCGGCAGAAGGGCGAGGTGCGCGCCGCCATCCTTCGGGTGGCGCGGGAGTTGGTCGTGCGGGAGGGCTTCGCGGGCCTCACGATGCGCAAGCTCGCCGAGGCCATCGAGTACTCGCCGGCGGCCATCTACCTGCACTTCAAGAGCCGGGATGCCATCGCTCGGGCGCTCTGTCTGCAGGGCTTCGAGGAGATGCTCGCACGGCTGGAGCCAGCGGCCGCCGAGCCCCTCGCGGTGCGTCGGCTCCGGGCGCTCGCCGAGGCGTATATCGGCTTTGGCCTCGAGGATCCGGAGACCTACCGGTTGCTCTTCATGACCGATCCAGAGTTCACCACCGACATCTTTCGCGGCCCCGAGGACGCCGGAGGACGGGCCTTTCAGGTGCTGGTCCAGCTCGTGGAGGCACTGAAGGACCAGGGCGAGGTGGCGGACACGGTCCCCGTTGTTCCCCTGGCCGAGGTGTTGTGGGGGGCATTCCACGGCGTGGTGAGCCTCAAGCTCACGTGCCCCGTTTTTCCCACGTCCTCCGTGGACCAATTGGTGGAGACCCTCACGGGCCTGTGCTCCTTGCGGAGCGCGAAGCGGACTTCCTGA
- a CDS encoding DEAD/DEAH box helicase, which produces MPLSTLLTSENLRASAGNAFERGEAYWREGRVRSCILEKDALDGLVVGTSEYRVRVTASDGMLVSNCTCPVRQAVCKHAVALSLSFLAQQGAVAGPSEGPFSARDALERWAEEHHVRHALAVSASVLISDLAIHEAQRNGLRHVLGGLALRDVGSREGAFRHVGARGRGLETALTEAAWAFLQQEAGSVRRALTEEAARSEQHEDALLAPLWSRLLEVRRTLRPHASPRSRERRALESWSFDAAACALTWKERDRVVRGGPDYGTVGVLARLTFPGGGAGRAECSCGIRQRGCVHALALVDTVLDLLADTVRSAEARRLAEELLSPGWARALKELELFEVEAAKPRATIEVWWLIEHELGTLTLSPLVKKQTRRGTLSSGARMTAIRLLEEHRELLSDTDLRIAEYLASWAPTSRGTGTFPSRAFLALAGHPRAALELSPESPLEVRRVQLGFTALAAEDHIRLEPSIEGERLGPKLLGALLRTFAPGEPLFMVEEQRGRCLLIDVNEEARQLWAVLEKHGDQFPPESHEQLLERLARLEARLPLVVPQTLKGRELQTETGTVVRLRLLPDVSLELELLVRPGPGAPLFHPGVGPRDVLLSRGGERGYVRRQLLREEERARADIASLPLSTAEEGPPFCFRLGDTEGALELVAALQKPPEGLEVEWVDEKPFIASAVGPDALKVQVERKRDWFGVSGELKVEAGRIELAVLLDAARRQKRFVRVDAHRWVELSEALRQRLVAVADHSFIGKNRVELSPGAVPAISALREGGADVEAAPAWQLLTERLAASLSLKPKPPASLGTTLRDYQVDGHAWLSRVAAWGAGACLADDMGLGKTVQALAVLLDRARLGPALVLAPTSVAFNWVQEIHRFAPSLRPILYAEEAERLECLAKLKKNDVLIVSYGLLVRDAASLGEIPFSTLVADEAQALKNPQTRRARAARQLKAGFRIALSGTPLENHLGELWSLFAIVFPGLLGSWEQFRERFAAPIERGKDPEASAALSRVLRPFLLRRTKQEVARELPSRTEIQVPVALSEEEWTLYEDARLAAVAEVSSQGKGLRDEQQRFQVLAALTRLRLLASHPRLYDAQSGISSSKMRRLLELLEELKSEGHRVLVFSQFTSHLELVREEVERGGFTYQYLDGSTPLGARAKRIQAFQEGKGDVFLISLKAGGTGINLTAADYVIHLDPWWNPAVEDQATDRAHRIGQTRPVTVYRLIARGTIEEQILSLHSDKRALVAGVLEGTDVAARLTTKDLLSLLAGGDSPRARHGDEEEQGTRTVH; this is translated from the coding sequence ATGCCGTTGTCCACGCTGCTCACCTCCGAGAACCTTCGCGCGTCCGCGGGAAACGCCTTTGAGCGCGGCGAGGCTTACTGGCGGGAGGGGCGCGTCCGCTCCTGCATCCTCGAAAAGGACGCCCTCGATGGTCTGGTGGTTGGAACGTCCGAGTACCGCGTCCGGGTGACCGCCTCGGACGGGATGCTCGTGTCCAACTGCACATGCCCGGTGCGGCAAGCCGTGTGCAAGCACGCGGTTGCCCTCAGCCTGTCCTTTCTCGCCCAGCAAGGCGCCGTGGCGGGACCATCCGAAGGGCCGTTCTCGGCACGGGATGCGCTGGAGCGATGGGCGGAGGAGCACCACGTCCGGCACGCGCTCGCCGTCTCCGCGTCGGTCCTCATCTCGGACCTGGCCATTCACGAGGCGCAGCGCAACGGGCTCCGCCATGTCTTGGGCGGTCTCGCCCTCCGGGATGTCGGTTCGAGGGAGGGGGCGTTCCGTCATGTTGGCGCACGTGGCAGGGGGCTGGAAACGGCGCTCACCGAGGCGGCCTGGGCTTTTCTGCAGCAGGAGGCGGGCTCGGTGCGGCGGGCCCTCACCGAGGAGGCCGCACGCTCGGAACAGCACGAGGACGCGCTGCTGGCGCCGTTGTGGAGCCGCCTGCTGGAAGTGCGCCGCACGCTTCGGCCTCATGCCTCTCCTCGCTCTCGCGAACGTCGAGCCTTGGAGTCCTGGAGCTTCGATGCGGCCGCATGCGCGCTCACGTGGAAGGAACGGGACCGTGTCGTTCGTGGGGGGCCGGACTACGGCACCGTGGGGGTGTTGGCCCGGTTGACGTTCCCTGGCGGTGGAGCGGGCCGGGCGGAGTGCAGTTGCGGGATCCGGCAACGGGGCTGTGTCCACGCGCTCGCGCTCGTCGACACGGTCCTCGATCTGCTCGCGGACACTGTCCGGAGCGCTGAGGCAAGGCGGCTCGCCGAGGAACTCCTGAGTCCGGGCTGGGCGCGCGCTTTGAAAGAACTCGAACTGTTCGAGGTGGAGGCGGCGAAGCCCCGCGCCACGATCGAGGTGTGGTGGCTCATCGAGCATGAGCTCGGGACCTTGACGCTGTCGCCCCTCGTGAAGAAACAGACCCGCAGAGGGACTCTGAGTTCCGGTGCGCGGATGACCGCGATCCGATTGCTCGAAGAGCATCGCGAGCTGCTTTCCGACACGGACCTCCGGATCGCCGAGTACCTCGCTTCGTGGGCTCCCACCTCCCGCGGGACGGGCACGTTTCCTTCCCGGGCCTTTCTCGCGCTGGCCGGTCATCCCCGTGCCGCGCTCGAGTTGAGTCCTGAGTCACCCTTGGAGGTCAGGCGCGTGCAGCTTGGCTTCACGGCACTGGCCGCGGAAGACCACATCCGCTTGGAGCCGTCCATCGAAGGAGAGCGCCTCGGTCCCAAGCTCCTGGGGGCGTTGCTGCGCACGTTCGCTCCAGGCGAGCCCCTGTTCATGGTCGAGGAGCAACGGGGCCGGTGCCTGCTCATCGACGTGAATGAGGAGGCGCGGCAGCTCTGGGCGGTCCTCGAGAAGCACGGCGACCAGTTTCCCCCTGAGAGCCATGAGCAGCTGCTGGAGCGGTTGGCTCGCCTCGAAGCGCGTCTTCCCTTGGTGGTGCCGCAGACGTTGAAAGGGCGTGAGCTTCAGACGGAAACGGGCACCGTCGTCCGTCTGCGCCTGCTGCCGGACGTGTCGCTCGAACTCGAGCTGCTCGTGCGGCCAGGGCCAGGGGCACCGCTGTTCCATCCCGGCGTAGGCCCCCGGGATGTCCTGCTCTCCCGCGGGGGGGAGCGAGGCTACGTGCGCCGCCAGTTGTTGAGGGAAGAGGAGCGCGCCCGCGCGGACATTGCCTCGCTGCCCCTCTCGACGGCCGAGGAAGGACCCCCCTTCTGCTTTCGTCTTGGCGACACGGAGGGGGCCCTGGAGCTTGTCGCTGCCTTGCAGAAGCCTCCCGAAGGCCTCGAGGTCGAATGGGTGGACGAGAAGCCATTCATTGCCTCAGCGGTTGGCCCCGACGCGTTGAAGGTGCAGGTCGAGCGAAAGCGGGATTGGTTCGGCGTCTCGGGCGAATTGAAGGTCGAGGCAGGAAGGATCGAACTGGCGGTGCTTCTGGATGCGGCCCGGCGGCAGAAACGCTTCGTGCGTGTCGATGCACACCGGTGGGTCGAGCTCAGCGAGGCCTTGCGGCAGCGCTTGGTTGCGGTCGCTGATCACTCCTTCATTGGAAAGAACCGGGTGGAACTCTCGCCGGGAGCGGTCCCCGCCATCAGCGCGTTGCGCGAGGGCGGCGCGGACGTTGAAGCGGCCCCGGCGTGGCAGCTTCTGACGGAGCGCCTGGCCGCGTCGCTCTCGCTCAAGCCGAAACCGCCGGCCTCGTTGGGAACCACGCTGCGCGATTACCAGGTGGACGGCCACGCGTGGCTCAGCCGTGTGGCGGCCTGGGGGGCGGGGGCGTGCCTCGCCGATGACATGGGGCTTGGGAAGACCGTGCAAGCGCTGGCGGTGCTCCTCGATCGGGCGCGGCTGGGTCCCGCGCTGGTGCTCGCGCCGACCTCAGTCGCCTTCAACTGGGTCCAGGAGATCCACCGCTTCGCGCCGAGCCTGCGTCCCATTCTCTACGCGGAGGAAGCGGAGCGGCTGGAGTGTCTCGCGAAGCTCAAGAAGAACGACGTGCTCATCGTGAGCTACGGCCTGTTGGTGCGCGATGCGGCGAGCCTTGGGGAGATTCCGTTCTCGACCCTTGTCGCCGATGAGGCGCAGGCGCTGAAGAACCCCCAGACCCGGCGGGCCCGGGCTGCCCGGCAGCTGAAGGCGGGGTTCCGCATCGCACTCTCGGGAACGCCTCTCGAGAATCACCTCGGGGAGCTGTGGAGCCTCTTCGCGATCGTCTTTCCGGGGTTGCTTGGCAGTTGGGAGCAGTTCCGGGAGCGCTTTGCCGCCCCCATCGAGCGGGGGAAGGATCCCGAGGCGAGCGCCGCCCTGTCACGCGTGCTGCGTCCTTTCTTGCTTCGGCGTACGAAGCAGGAGGTCGCACGGGAGCTGCCCTCGCGCACGGAGATCCAGGTGCCAGTGGCGCTCTCCGAAGAGGAGTGGACCCTCTACGAGGATGCGCGCCTGGCGGCGGTCGCGGAGGTCAGCTCCCAAGGCAAGGGCCTGAGGGATGAGCAGCAGCGGTTCCAGGTGCTGGCGGCCCTCACGCGGCTGCGGCTGCTCGCCTCGCATCCACGCCTCTACGACGCACAGTCGGGCATCTCGTCCTCGAAGATGAGGCGCCTCCTCGAGTTGCTGGAGGAACTGAAGAGCGAAGGCCACCGCGTGCTGGTCTTCAGCCAGTTTACCTCGCACCTCGAGCTTGTCCGGGAGGAGGTGGAGCGCGGTGGCTTCACGTATCAGTACCTGGATGGCTCGACGCCCCTGGGCGCACGCGCGAAGAGGATCCAGGCGTTCCAGGAGGGAAAGGGGGACGTGTTCCTCATCTCGCTCAAGGCGGGTGGCACGGGCATCAACCTCACCGCCGCCGACTATGTCATCCACCTGGATCCGTGGTGGAACCCGGCGGTCGAAGATCAGGCGACGGACCGGGCCCATCGAATCGGGCAAACGCGGCCGGTGACCGTGTACCGGCTCATCGCGCGCGGCACCATCGAAGAGCAGATCCTCTCGCTCCACTCGGACAAGCGCGCCCTCGTGGCGGGTGTGCTCGAGGGGACGGATGTCGCGGCACGTCTCACCACGAAGGATCTGCTTTCCCTGCTGGCGGGGGGGGATTCTCCCCGAGCCCGGCACGGCGACGAGGAGGAGCAGGGCACCCGGACGGTCCACTGA
- a CDS encoding NAD-dependent epimerase/dehydratase family protein, with protein MGKWALWGAAGVVGQSVAAALRSQGKPYRVVGRSLGGLKATFGDDPLAEQVTWNPEDAASVRAAVRGVDTLIYLVGVPYQDFRLHPLLMQRTLEAAIAEGVERLVLIGTVYPYGHARTTPVREDHPREPHTFKGRMRKEQEDLVLAADAAGRIRGTILRLPDFYGPGVDKSFLYSAFQAALQGNTANLVGPIDVPHEFVFVPDVGPVVLSLANEPKAYGRFWNLAGAGSTTQRALVERIFQEAGRTPRFRVASKLMLRLLGLGNPFMRELVEMHYLLTHPVLMDDSALRGLLGTVHKTSYEEGIRRTLREMGQTQRSA; from the coding sequence ATGGGAAAATGGGCACTGTGGGGAGCCGCCGGAGTGGTGGGACAGAGCGTCGCGGCCGCGCTGCGCAGCCAGGGGAAGCCCTACCGGGTGGTGGGCCGCTCGCTTGGCGGCTTGAAGGCCACGTTCGGGGATGATCCGCTGGCGGAACAGGTGACGTGGAATCCAGAGGACGCGGCGTCGGTGCGCGCGGCGGTCCGGGGGGTCGACACGCTCATCTACCTCGTCGGGGTGCCCTATCAGGACTTTCGCCTTCACCCCCTGTTGATGCAGCGCACGCTCGAGGCGGCCATCGCGGAAGGCGTGGAACGGCTGGTGCTCATCGGGACGGTGTACCCGTACGGCCATGCCCGGACGACCCCTGTGCGCGAAGACCATCCGCGCGAGCCGCATACCTTCAAGGGGCGGATGCGCAAAGAGCAGGAGGACCTGGTGCTCGCCGCGGATGCCGCTGGCCGTATCCGGGGCACCATTTTGCGTCTGCCGGACTTCTACGGACCGGGCGTGGACAAGAGCTTCCTGTATTCCGCCTTCCAGGCGGCGCTTCAGGGCAACACGGCGAACCTGGTGGGGCCCATCGACGTGCCCCATGAGTTCGTCTTCGTTCCAGACGTGGGGCCCGTGGTGCTCTCCCTGGCGAACGAGCCGAAAGCGTATGGGCGGTTCTGGAACCTGGCGGGCGCGGGGTCGACGACCCAGAGAGCCCTGGTCGAGCGCATCTTCCAGGAAGCGGGCCGCACGCCGCGCTTCCGGGTCGCGTCAAAGCTGATGCTGCGCCTGCTCGGGCTGGGCAATCCGTTCATGCGCGAGCTCGTGGAGATGCACTATCTGCTCACGCACCCGGTGCTCATGGACGACTCGGCCCTGCGCGGCCTGCTCGGCACGGTGCACAAGACGTCCTATGAAGAGGGCATCCGCCGCACCCTGCGCGAGATGGGCCAGACGCAGCGCTCGGCATGA
- a CDS encoding LysR substrate-binding domain-containing protein: MELRHLRYFSAVAGTLHFGRAARRVHVSQPTLSQQIRQLEEELGTPLFERARSGVRLTQAGELFRSYASRALEDVNAGMVAVGALRGLTTGALRVGYPPSMRGVVIPALAAVLRRHPGLALSAEEAVVRRLERRLVDGKLDVGLGYAPARSLDLEAEPVFDSRLALVVARGHPLAAGESVGARQLVDEPFALLTSGLRVRARVDAWFSAMRLVPRVTLESNAVATVLAIVRAGLAVTVLPEPRLADAEKLVVKRLTPAPRSELAALLWRKGAPRTPAADLFAAEVRARAQERGE; this comes from the coding sequence ATGGAGCTGCGCCACCTCCGCTACTTCTCCGCAGTCGCAGGCACGCTGCACTTCGGGCGCGCCGCGCGGCGCGTCCACGTCTCTCAACCCACGTTGTCGCAGCAGATCCGCCAACTCGAGGAGGAGCTCGGAACGCCCCTCTTCGAGCGCGCGCGCAGCGGCGTGCGGTTGACCCAGGCAGGGGAGTTGTTCCGCTCCTATGCCTCGCGCGCACTGGAAGACGTGAACGCGGGCATGGTGGCGGTGGGAGCGCTGCGCGGGCTCACCACGGGCGCTCTGCGCGTGGGCTATCCGCCGAGCATGCGCGGCGTCGTGATTCCAGCGCTGGCCGCCGTGCTGCGCAGGCACCCCGGGTTGGCATTGAGCGCCGAGGAGGCTGTCGTCCGGCGATTGGAGCGGCGGCTCGTGGATGGCAAGCTGGATGTGGGGCTGGGCTACGCGCCCGCGCGCTCGTTGGACCTCGAGGCGGAGCCGGTCTTCGACAGCAGGCTTGCGCTCGTCGTCGCGCGAGGCCATCCCCTGGCAGCGGGAGAGTCAGTAGGGGCGCGGCAACTCGTGGACGAGCCTTTTGCCTTGCTGACGTCTGGGTTGAGGGTGCGCGCCCGCGTTGATGCCTGGTTTTCAGCGATGCGGCTCGTGCCCCGCGTCACGCTCGAGTCAAACGCCGTGGCCACCGTGCTTGCCATCGTCCGGGCGGGGCTGGCCGTCACGGTGCTTCCCGAGCCGCGGCTTGCCGATGCCGAGAAATTGGTGGTCAAGCGCCTCACGCCCGCGCCACGCTCCGAACTCGCGGCGCTTCTCTGGCGCAAGGGCGCACCGCGTACACCCGCAGCGGACCTTTTCGCGGCGGAAGTGCGTGCGAGGGCACAAGAGAGGGGGGAATGA
- a CDS encoding acetolactate synthase large subunit: protein MKASDLFVKALEAEGVRCVFGLPGEENLDLLESMRASGMRLIVTRHEQAAGFMAATQGRLTGRAGVCLATLGPGATNLVTAAAYAQLGAMPMVMLTGQKPIKASKQGHFQIVDVVGMMRPLTKSTRTLVSAEHVPSAVREAFRRAEEERPGATHLELPEDVARETTSAAPLAPSIHRRPVADEASIAQAVEAIASARRPLLMIGAGANRKLTWEMLRVFVDRVGMPFFSTQMGKGVVDETHPLWMGTAALSDGDFVHRAIDASDCIVNVGHDVIEKPPFVMRDSRRTVVHLNFSSAEVDPVYFPQVQITGDIANAVWRLAEGVGQRSHWDFAPFERARAELDAQLASGASDDRFPLYPARLVAEVRRAMPDDGIVCLDNGMYKLWFARYYRCRRPNTLLLDNALATMGAGLPSAIAAKLVHPRRKVLAVCGDGGFMMNSQELETAVRLKLDLTVAVVRDDGYGMIRWKQEQMGLPDFGMALGNPDFVRYAEAYGAHGHRPASATEFGATLSRCLESGGVHVIDLPIDYSENARALGAGIESGAIHAS from the coding sequence ATGAAAGCATCCGACCTGTTCGTCAAAGCGCTCGAAGCCGAGGGCGTGCGCTGTGTCTTCGGCCTCCCCGGTGAGGAAAACCTGGACCTGCTCGAATCGATGCGCGCCTCGGGCATGCGCCTCATCGTCACGCGTCATGAGCAGGCCGCGGGCTTCATGGCCGCCACGCAAGGCCGGCTGACCGGACGCGCGGGCGTGTGCCTGGCGACCCTGGGCCCCGGTGCGACCAACCTCGTCACGGCCGCGGCCTATGCCCAGCTCGGCGCCATGCCCATGGTGATGCTCACCGGTCAAAAGCCCATCAAGGCCAGCAAGCAGGGGCACTTTCAGATCGTCGACGTGGTGGGGATGATGCGGCCCCTGACCAAGTCGACCCGTACGCTCGTCTCCGCGGAGCATGTCCCCTCGGCGGTGCGTGAGGCGTTCCGGCGCGCGGAAGAGGAGCGCCCAGGTGCCACTCACCTGGAATTGCCCGAGGACGTGGCGCGCGAAACCACCTCCGCGGCCCCTCTCGCGCCCAGCATTCACCGCAGGCCCGTGGCCGACGAGGCCTCCATCGCGCAGGCCGTCGAGGCCATCGCCTCCGCCCGCCGCCCGCTGCTGATGATTGGCGCGGGCGCCAACCGCAAGTTGACCTGGGAGATGCTTCGCGTCTTCGTGGACCGGGTGGGAATGCCCTTCTTCAGCACCCAGATGGGCAAGGGCGTCGTCGACGAGACGCACCCTCTCTGGATGGGCACCGCGGCGCTCTCCGATGGCGACTTCGTCCACCGGGCCATCGACGCCTCGGACTGCATCGTCAACGTGGGCCATGACGTCATCGAAAAGCCCCCCTTCGTCATGCGGGACTCCCGCCGCACGGTGGTCCACTTGAACTTCTCCTCGGCCGAGGTCGACCCCGTGTACTTCCCTCAGGTGCAGATCACGGGTGACATCGCCAATGCGGTGTGGCGCCTCGCGGAGGGCGTGGGTCAACGTTCACACTGGGACTTCGCGCCCTTCGAGCGCGCCCGGGCGGAGCTCGACGCGCAGCTCGCGAGCGGCGCGAGCGATGACCGTTTCCCCCTCTACCCCGCGCGGCTCGTCGCGGAGGTGCGGCGCGCGATGCCAGATGACGGCATCGTGTGCCTGGACAATGGCATGTACAAGCTCTGGTTCGCCCGCTACTACCGGTGCCGGCGGCCCAACACGCTGCTGCTCGACAATGCGCTCGCGACGATGGGCGCGGGGCTCCCGTCCGCCATCGCGGCGAAGCTGGTCCACCCTCGGCGCAAAGTGCTCGCGGTCTGTGGGGACGGCGGGTTCATGATGAACTCGCAGGAGTTGGAGACGGCGGTCCGTCTGAAGCTCGACCTGACGGTGGCCGTGGTGCGCGACGATGGCTATGGAATGATTCGCTGGAAGCAAGAGCAGATGGGTCTCCCTGACTTCGGGATGGCACTGGGCAATCCGGACTTCGTCCGCTACGCGGAGGCGTACGGCGCGCACGGACACCGCCCAGCAAGCGCCACGGAGTTCGGCGCCACGCTCTCCCGCTGCCTCGAGTCGGGAGGCGTGCACGTCATCGACTTGCCCATCGACTACTCGGAGAACGCTCGTGCGCTCGGCGCGGGCATCGAGTCAGGCGCCATCCACGCGTCATGA